In Spirosoma aureum, a single genomic region encodes these proteins:
- a CDS encoding tetratricopeptide repeat-containing sensor histidine kinase yields MPRLLLVFLLLLAYSPAFAQRKTGQARLDSLLAELPRAKPDTNRVKLLNLISVNYSRINPNEGINYANQSLVLARQLTWKKGMAFAYTILGGCYSSKSDYPKALAAHLSGLKIAEELKDKDLIAGITGNVGNIYSTLGNYPQALAYYKKALKGHEELGNKEGVVLWLSNIGGLYSEQGEYAKALDYRLKSLKLNEAMGFRGVDKELNLDNVGQSYLNLADYPQALTYLQNGLKLSNANRNKKILVRSYNNLSQLYLKIAIDSNATFLTTLLRSDKAKTLNKANAYIDSAVVLAKELGNLPYLYGAYQTRSQIQDALGEPQAALASYQDFIKTKALVINQQNSNQIAVATLQYEFDKKETAFKFEQQLSAVQLQQQQQQRIYLLGGMGLLAVLLGLLVFGYTQKQKANTVINQKSNQLEQSLSELKATQTQLIQKEKMASLGELTAGIAHEIQNPLNFVNNFSDVSTELVDELKDGPFQKLPDSEKEYAAEILGDLTQNLQKITLHGGRASAIVRGMLEHSRSSTGDREPTDLNALVDEYLRLTYQGQRTKDKTFNCELVTDFDGHLGKVELVAAEMGRVLLNLYNNAFYAVGEKQKLAPAGYQPTVTVSTHQFDGQLQIRVSDNGTGMPESVKAKIFQPFFTTKPTGEGTGLGLSLSYDIVTKGHRGSLTVESQEGEGTSFVIQLPALS; encoded by the coding sequence ATGCCACGACTTTTACTGGTTTTCCTGCTCTTATTAGCGTACAGCCCCGCTTTTGCTCAACGAAAAACAGGGCAAGCCCGGCTGGATTCGCTATTAGCCGAACTGCCCCGGGCCAAACCCGACACCAATCGGGTTAAGCTGCTGAATCTGATAAGTGTTAACTATTCCCGCATTAACCCCAATGAAGGTATCAACTATGCCAACCAGTCCTTGGTACTGGCCCGGCAATTAACCTGGAAAAAAGGCATGGCTTTTGCCTATACTATTTTAGGAGGTTGTTACTCAAGCAAGTCTGATTATCCCAAAGCCCTTGCGGCTCATTTAAGTGGTTTGAAAATAGCCGAAGAACTAAAGGATAAAGACCTGATTGCTGGCATAACAGGCAACGTGGGAAACATTTATAGTACCCTAGGCAATTATCCGCAGGCCTTAGCCTATTATAAAAAAGCACTGAAAGGGCATGAGGAATTAGGAAATAAAGAAGGAGTGGTACTATGGCTGAGTAACATAGGTGGCTTATACAGCGAACAAGGTGAGTATGCCAAAGCGCTAGACTACCGGCTAAAATCGTTGAAACTAAATGAAGCCATGGGGTTTCGGGGTGTAGATAAGGAATTAAACCTCGATAACGTGGGGCAGAGTTATCTCAATCTGGCCGATTATCCCCAAGCCCTAACCTATCTGCAAAACGGGCTGAAGCTGAGTAATGCCAATAGAAACAAAAAAATATTAGTAAGAAGTTATAACAATCTCAGTCAACTGTATTTAAAAATTGCCATTGACAGCAACGCCACTTTCTTAACCACACTGTTGAGGAGTGATAAAGCCAAGACGTTAAATAAAGCCAACGCTTATATCGACAGTGCCGTAGTGCTGGCCAAAGAACTGGGCAATTTACCCTACCTGTATGGAGCCTATCAAACCCGAAGCCAGATTCAGGACGCGCTGGGTGAGCCACAGGCCGCTTTGGCCAGTTATCAAGACTTTATCAAAACTAAAGCCCTGGTCATTAACCAGCAAAACAGCAACCAAATAGCCGTCGCCACCCTTCAGTACGAGTTCGACAAAAAAGAAACGGCTTTCAAATTCGAACAACAGCTCTCAGCCGTCCAACTTCAACAGCAACAACAACAACGAATCTATCTGCTAGGAGGTATGGGATTGTTAGCCGTGTTGCTGGGCTTACTGGTCTTTGGCTATACCCAAAAGCAAAAGGCCAATACGGTCATTAATCAGAAGAGCAATCAATTAGAACAATCACTCTCCGAACTCAAGGCTACCCAAACCCAACTGATCCAAAAAGAGAAAATGGCGAGTCTGGGTGAGCTAACAGCGGGCATCGCCCACGAGATTCAGAATCCCCTCAACTTCGTCAATAACTTCTCGGATGTGAGTACGGAATTAGTCGATGAGCTAAAAGATGGGCCTTTTCAGAAACTTCCCGATTCGGAAAAAGAGTATGCAGCGGAAATTCTGGGGGATTTAACCCAAAACTTACAAAAGATTACCCTACATGGTGGGCGGGCCTCGGCCATCGTACGGGGTATGCTGGAGCACTCCAGGAGTTCAACGGGGGACCGGGAGCCTACCGACCTGAATGCCTTAGTTGATGAATACCTACGGCTGACTTATCAGGGACAACGAACTAAAGACAAGACGTTCAATTGTGAGCTGGTCACTGACTTCGATGGGCATCTGGGTAAGGTTGAGCTGGTCGCTGCGGAGATGGGGCGGGTGCTGTTAAACCTGTATAACAACGCCTTTTATGCCGTAGGCGAGAAACAGAAACTCGCCCCGGCAGGCTATCAACCAACCGTCACGGTCAGCACCCATCAGTTTGATGGGCAACTACAGATTCGGGTGAGCGACAACGGGACGGGCATGCCCGAGTCGGTGAAGGCCAAGATATTCCAGCCTTTTTTTACCACCAAGCCCACTGGGGAAGGAACAGGATTGGGTTTGAGCTTGAGTTATGATATTGTCACCAAAGGTCACAGGGGGAGCCTGACAGTGGAAAGCCAGGAAGGAGAAGGTACCTCGTTTGTGATTCAATTACCGGCTTTGAGTTAA
- a CDS encoding ester cyclase: MKGSLLFTFVIGLALACQQEKTNSVETTTDPNSQESKQERNKRIVLARMHGFESGNVDSVIRAENTVVDFIDRREGSAPKKGIQNARAGLLQLMKAFPDYKGTNFMAVAEGDDVLVYGEWSGTWKNDFLGQKATGKSFKTNDVAILKLSSEGKVLEHHGIQPFATIAKQVGLRLPEQP; this comes from the coding sequence ATGAAAGGATCACTACTTTTTACCTTTGTCATAGGATTGGCACTGGCTTGTCAACAGGAAAAGACTAATTCGGTCGAGACTACAACCGATCCTAACTCCCAAGAGTCAAAGCAGGAAAGAAACAAACGGATTGTGCTAGCTCGGATGCACGGATTTGAGTCAGGCAATGTGGATTCAGTCATCAGAGCCGAAAATACGGTCGTCGATTTTATCGACCGTCGAGAAGGCAGTGCTCCCAAAAAAGGGATTCAAAACGCCCGAGCTGGTTTACTGCAATTGATGAAAGCTTTCCCCGACTATAAGGGCACCAATTTTATGGCCGTAGCGGAAGGGGATGATGTACTAGTTTATGGCGAATGGAGTGGTACCTGGAAAAATGATTTCCTAGGCCAGAAAGCCACAGGTAAGTCCTTTAAGACCAATGATGTGGCTATATTAAAGTTGAGCTCAGAAGGGAAAGTATTGGAGCATCACGGCATTCAACCTTTTGCCACAATAGCTAAGCAAGTCGGACTGCGCCTACCTGAACAGCCTTAA
- a CDS encoding LIC_13387 family protein, with protein MTGSLIIITLGCIHLYLTFFTTAFSSRNEPMIQQMKATSAMLNPAINMWKAWIGFNASHSSGLLFIGLVNFYLALRYFSSVQSDPFFFLATIFAIGFYVWLAQRYWFTLPLVGVSIALICFVASYILSLVND; from the coding sequence ATGACCGGCTCGTTGATCATTATTACATTAGGATGTATTCACCTGTATTTGACATTTTTTACCACTGCTTTTTCGTCAAGAAATGAGCCGATGATTCAGCAGATGAAAGCCACTTCGGCTATGCTAAACCCAGCCATAAACATGTGGAAGGCCTGGATTGGGTTTAATGCCAGTCACAGTAGTGGGCTATTGTTTATTGGCTTGGTTAATTTCTATTTAGCGCTTCGCTACTTTAGCTCTGTTCAGTCCGACCCTTTCTTTTTTCTTGCTACAATCTTTGCGATTGGCTTTTACGTTTGGTTAGCCCAAAGGTACTGGTTTACCCTACCCTTGGTAGGCGTATCGATAGCCCTAATTTGTTTCGTAGCGTCTTACATTTTGAGCTTGGTAAACGATTAA
- a CDS encoding ABC transporter permease — protein sequence MRPDFFHRNLYDLAALGTLFSGLTLALLVGFANRPGQRANLFLSLALGVIVVKTSGLSAAFLPTLGPLLFFYTKHLTRPDCRFQRKDWLHFCPLLVGCWMPVWLVFMSVTLYLYFAHRLIQAFYGRLRPVLMDRPRFAFRGLEKALVLLGWSCLLTLVSESFFLAMAVVLMGMAVEVILKSESPVKLGMPIADRSDARQKGRKLKEAVAANHLYEDAELTLTTLALKLAMHPHELSRIINVGLDKNFSDFINECRVREIVRKMRDPAYDRLTLLGIAYESGFNSKTTFNRVFKEMTGKTPFEYKNSLKKEVPIHELVPPSPIQPLVLRSGSSPTRATDSSIRTIMIRNYLKIAFRNLKRQKVSTSINVIGLAIGLATGILIMLYVQDELAYDRYNEKADQIVRVGLNLQLNGKDIGGSSLGQNAARDLKQEFPEVLKATRIRGWSEFVSYGTTSFRQDNLMLADSSFFDVFTIPFLKGNPKRALTEPNTVVLTEETAHKYFGNQDPVGKILSFGPDKRPYRITGVVQNVPSNSHFQFDMLATLVGRDEKTDGSGWLYSIDYQTYLLLPEHYNYNQLAAKLSRLAEKQMGSDIQKFLKLTPKQFRERGDNFGAFLQPLTDIHLYSRDASSAGGAILYVYVLTAIAAFMLLIACVNFMNLSTATAVRRSREVGVRKVLGSVTGQLQQQFLLESVLLAMIALLVGLLLVGLALPFFNQLTGKSLSFQVLTQPLMVAGLVASTGLVGLLAGSYPAFYLASFTPVLVLKGTSLTRRGSFTLRSGLVVFQFFITISMIIATLTADRQLRYMQAQKLGYNHEHVLVIHDTNMLGTNEGVFRDQLVQSPQVVMGSISGQVPVGRTNLDNTPVRAKKNPDQGVMSRFYYVDPEYIPTLEMRIVEGRNFSKNSPSDASGVILNETAVKALGWQKHPIGQEIIGHTDDNGVHTIYRVVGVVSDFHFESLRQKIGPVVMFLGRNSGNILLKTRANNLPQFLASLKQQWTSFSPVAPFSYSFLDDRFAQVYVAEQKIEQVLTLFSSLTIFIACLGLFGLATYTAEQRTKEIGVRKVLGASVGSVVALLSKDFLKLILIALVLASPIAWWGMTHWLNEFAYKVTLDWWIFALAGLLAVGIALLTVSFQSIKAALMNPVKSLRSD from the coding sequence GTGAGACCCGATTTCTTTCATAGAAACCTTTACGATCTGGCCGCCCTGGGAACTTTGTTCTCAGGGCTGACGCTCGCGCTACTGGTCGGATTCGCTAACAGGCCTGGCCAGCGGGCTAACCTGTTTTTAAGTTTAGCGCTTGGCGTCATCGTTGTAAAAACCAGTGGACTTTCAGCCGCTTTTTTACCGACCCTGGGGCCGCTGTTGTTTTTTTATACCAAGCACCTGACTCGTCCGGATTGTCGGTTTCAACGCAAAGATTGGCTGCATTTTTGTCCGCTGCTGGTCGGATGTTGGATGCCGGTCTGGCTCGTTTTCATGTCGGTCACCCTCTATTTGTACTTCGCTCACCGACTCATACAAGCGTTCTATGGGCGACTGCGACCCGTGCTGATGGACAGGCCGCGTTTTGCGTTTCGCGGACTGGAAAAAGCCCTGGTCCTGCTGGGCTGGTCCTGCTTGTTAACGTTAGTGAGTGAGTCGTTCTTTTTGGCCATGGCTGTTGTCCTGATGGGCATGGCCGTCGAGGTGATCCTCAAATCGGAGAGCCCTGTCAAACTAGGCATGCCAATCGCTGATCGATCGGATGCCCGGCAAAAAGGCCGAAAGCTAAAGGAAGCGGTGGCAGCAAACCATCTGTATGAGGATGCTGAACTGACATTGACAACGCTGGCGCTGAAACTGGCGATGCATCCCCATGAGTTGTCGCGGATCATCAACGTAGGGCTAGACAAGAACTTCAGCGATTTTATTAATGAATGTCGGGTTCGTGAAATTGTGCGAAAAATGCGGGATCCAGCCTACGATCGGCTCACGCTGTTGGGCATTGCCTATGAGTCGGGCTTTAATTCTAAAACGACGTTCAACCGGGTTTTCAAGGAGATGACCGGCAAAACCCCCTTCGAATACAAAAACAGCTTAAAAAAAGAGGTACCAATTCATGAATTGGTACCTCCCTCGCCGATACAGCCGCTAGTATTGCGTTCGGGAAGCTCGCCAACCAGGGCTACTGATAGCTCAATACGCACGATCATGATCCGCAATTATCTCAAAATCGCCTTTCGCAATCTGAAGCGACAAAAAGTCTCAACCAGCATCAATGTGATTGGTCTGGCAATCGGCCTGGCTACGGGCATACTGATCATGCTGTATGTGCAGGACGAATTAGCCTACGACCGCTATAATGAGAAAGCGGATCAAATCGTCCGGGTCGGACTTAACCTCCAGTTAAACGGCAAGGACATTGGCGGATCCAGTTTAGGCCAGAATGCCGCCCGGGATCTGAAACAGGAATTTCCCGAAGTTCTAAAAGCAACGCGCATCCGCGGGTGGAGTGAGTTTGTCAGTTACGGAACAACCTCATTCCGACAGGATAATCTGATGCTTGCCGACTCCTCTTTTTTCGACGTATTCACCATCCCGTTCCTGAAAGGGAATCCGAAGCGGGCGCTGACCGAGCCCAACACAGTGGTATTGACCGAAGAAACGGCCCACAAATACTTCGGCAATCAAGATCCAGTCGGAAAAATCTTGTCGTTTGGTCCTGACAAGAGACCCTACCGAATTACGGGCGTAGTCCAAAATGTGCCGTCGAACTCCCATTTTCAGTTCGATATGCTGGCTACCTTAGTCGGCCGGGATGAAAAAACAGATGGGTCGGGATGGCTTTATAGTATAGATTATCAAACCTATCTGCTACTGCCCGAGCACTACAATTACAACCAGTTGGCGGCCAAACTGTCCAGACTCGCGGAAAAACAGATGGGGAGTGATATCCAGAAATTTCTGAAACTGACGCCGAAACAGTTTCGCGAGCGGGGGGATAATTTCGGGGCGTTTCTGCAACCGCTCACCGACATTCATTTGTATTCCAGGGACGCGTCAAGCGCTGGGGGGGCTATTCTGTACGTCTACGTACTGACGGCTATTGCGGCCTTTATGTTGCTGATCGCCTGTGTAAACTTCATGAACTTGTCGACGGCCACAGCGGTTCGTCGTTCGCGGGAGGTTGGCGTGCGGAAAGTGCTGGGTTCGGTGACGGGCCAATTGCAGCAACAGTTCCTACTTGAATCGGTCCTGCTAGCGATGATAGCGCTGCTGGTTGGGTTACTGTTGGTCGGTCTAGCGCTGCCCTTCTTTAATCAACTAACGGGCAAATCGCTTTCATTTCAGGTATTGACCCAACCCCTCATGGTCGCTGGTTTAGTAGCGAGTACAGGGCTGGTAGGACTGTTAGCCGGTAGTTACCCGGCTTTTTACCTGGCTTCCTTTACCCCGGTTTTGGTCTTGAAAGGCACGAGTTTAACCAGACGTGGAAGCTTTACCCTGAGAAGCGGTTTGGTGGTCTTTCAATTTTTCATTACCATTTCGATGATCATTGCCACCCTAACGGCCGATCGGCAACTGCGGTACATGCAGGCGCAAAAACTGGGTTATAACCACGAACACGTGCTGGTGATTCACGATACGAATATGTTGGGCACTAACGAAGGCGTGTTTCGTGACCAGCTCGTTCAATCCCCTCAGGTTGTTATGGGAAGCATCTCTGGGCAGGTCCCCGTTGGCCGGACAAACCTGGATAACACCCCCGTCCGGGCCAAGAAAAATCCGGACCAAGGTGTCATGAGTCGATTCTATTACGTTGACCCCGAGTACATTCCTACGTTGGAAATGCGTATCGTAGAGGGACGTAATTTTTCAAAAAATAGCCCGAGCGATGCTTCCGGTGTTATTCTGAATGAAACGGCGGTCAAGGCCTTAGGCTGGCAGAAGCATCCCATTGGCCAAGAAATAATCGGCCACACGGATGATAACGGGGTTCATACCATTTACCGGGTAGTTGGGGTTGTCAGCGACTTTCATTTCGAATCTCTGCGGCAGAAGATTGGGCCTGTGGTCATGTTTTTGGGTCGGAATTCAGGGAATATTCTTCTCAAGACCCGTGCAAATAATCTGCCGCAGTTTTTGGCCTCCCTCAAGCAGCAATGGACGTCTTTTTCACCCGTTGCTCCGTTTAGTTATTCGTTTTTAGATGATCGGTTTGCGCAGGTGTATGTAGCCGAGCAAAAAATAGAACAGGTGTTAACGCTGTTCTCCAGTCTGACCATTTTCATTGCCTGTTTAGGCTTATTCGGATTAGCGACTTATACCGCTGAACAGCGTACCAAAGAGATTGGTGTACGGAAAGTATTGGGCGCATCGGTGGGCAGTGTAGTGGCCTTACTTTCCAAAGACTTTCTCAAACTCATTCTGATCGCTTTGGTATTAGCTTCTCCCATTGCCTGGTGGGGGATGACTCATTGGCTGAACGAATTTGCCTATAAGGTTACGCTGGACTGGTGGATTTTTGCGCTGGCGGGCTTGCTGGCGGTTGGGATTGCCTTACTGACGGTAAGCTTCCAAAGTATAAAAGCCGCGTTAATGAATCCAGTGAAAAGCTTACGGAGTGACTAG